The following are from one region of the Desulfobacterales bacterium genome:
- a CDS encoding tetratricopeptide repeat protein yields MKKNTSNNFDFLNLPVKQEFSGGQIQAKGLVDGIRKNAIEILNSLCYVELLERKWESALKSVEKILDLDAENETAKENKVYLDKQIAFHKSMLEEEILFKARVLTKNGSYIQALEILEQMLSENPEHKEAKALYDKVVEFANVDETVRHNVEELQVKDFKQTQSMTTMEESVKSAKKTIPPEELYQEIHLIIDNGQDKEAISKLENLLKQHPNFALAHNDLGVLYFDIDKSKSLAHYEKAVIIEPNNITFQKNLADFYFIEQKRFQDALEIYNNILKINPKDIETLASIGKVCEIFGNYDDAKVFYNNILAIEPWNFKAREMLDNLDSKKTQNFDLRSPEEIYNNAKTMIESGNEQDAIKELITLTTNHPYFAVAHNDLGVLYYNAGNKNKAIEHYETAVRLETGNTTFKKNLADFYLIESHKIEESLKIYVEILDQNPKDLEVLFSIAFISELFDRLDDAKVFYNIILDIEPWNTNARLKIDELENKTFAF; encoded by the coding sequence ATGAAAAAGAACACCTCTAATAATTTTGATTTTCTTAATCTACCTGTGAAACAAGAATTTTCTGGCGGCCAGATACAAGCAAAAGGTTTGGTTGATGGCATTAGAAAAAATGCCATCGAAATTTTGAATTCCCTTTGTTATGTCGAACTATTAGAGCGAAAATGGGAGTCAGCGTTAAAATCTGTAGAAAAAATTCTGGACTTAGATGCTGAAAATGAAACAGCAAAAGAAAATAAGGTCTATCTTGATAAACAAATAGCTTTTCATAAATCAATGTTAGAAGAAGAAATTTTGTTTAAGGCAAGGGTTTTGACAAAGAATGGTAGTTATATACAGGCACTTGAAATTCTTGAGCAAATGCTTTCAGAAAACCCAGAACATAAAGAAGCAAAAGCACTTTACGACAAAGTTGTTGAATTTGCAAATGTTGATGAAACAGTCAGGCATAATGTTGAAGAACTCCAAGTAAAAGATTTCAAGCAGACTCAAAGTATGACAACTATGGAAGAATCTGTAAAATCTGCTAAAAAAACAATTCCTCCTGAAGAATTGTATCAAGAAATACATCTTATTATTGATAACGGTCAAGATAAAGAAGCTATCTCCAAATTAGAAAATCTTCTTAAACAACATCCGAATTTTGCTTTAGCTCATAATGATTTAGGAGTTTTATATTTCGATATAGATAAATCAAAATCTTTAGCGCATTATGAAAAAGCTGTAATCATTGAACCTAATAACATAACCTTTCAGAAAAACCTTGCAGATTTTTATTTTATTGAACAAAAACGTTTTCAAGATGCTCTTGAAATATACAACAATATATTAAAGATTAATCCAAAAGATATTGAAACTTTAGCTTCAATTGGAAAAGTATGTGAAATATTTGGTAACTATGATGACGCTAAAGTATTTTATAATAATATTTTAGCAATTGAACCTTGGAATTTTAAGGCACGAGAAATGCTTGATAACCTTGATTCAAAAAAAACGCAAAATTTTGATTTACGTTCACCTGAAGAAATTTACAATAATGCTAAAACTATGATTGAATCTGGTAATGAGCAAGATGCCATAAAAGAATTAATAACTCTAACCACCAATCACCCCTATTTTGCAGTAGCGCATAATGATTTAGGAGTTCTTTATTATAATGCTGGTAATAAAAATAAAGCCATTGAGCATTATGAAACAGCCGTAAGGCTTGAAACAGGCAATACAACATTCAAAAAAAATCTCGCTGATTTTTATTTAATTGAAAGCCATAAAATAGAAGAATCTCTGAAAATTTATGTTGAAATTTTAGATCAAAACCCAAAAGATCTCGAGGTATTATTTTCTATAGCCTTTATTTCTGAACTTTTTGATAGGCTTGATGATGCAAAAGTATTTTACAACATTATTTTAGATATAGAGCCTTGGAATACTAATGCTCGCTTAAAAATTGATGAGCTTGAAAATAAAACTTTTGCATTTTAA